One Lachancea thermotolerans CBS 6340 chromosome F complete sequence DNA window includes the following coding sequences:
- the TAM41 gene encoding putative phosphatidate cytidylyltransferase (similar to uniprot|P53230 Saccharomyces cerevisiae YGR046W Essential protein of unknown function mRNA is targeted to the bud via the mRNA transport system involving She2p) has product MLRLSRVANSVTGLRSNGRAVVLRLNSTHAYGHQKDSFQPIVHGPIMSSTGKMRHDVLQDELRLLEQGIKKSDELTSQFTNYRYKFKKLPPNYGSNQLLTIDGDLQKDLDGVVAHFRAPIKYAFGYGSGVFQQSGYSKTQDSPQIDLILGVSHPEHFHSLNMRQNPHHYSSLRYFGSQFVSKFQEIGAGIYFNPFVDINGQTVKYGVVSMENLLRDIATWDSFYLAGRLQKPVKVLKNDLSVQYWNQLNLKAAATLAKHLISQDSKKPLDELEFYTQITALSYVGDIRYKVGGENPDKVKNIVEKNFTQFQEYYKPIYKDVIVNNSHYLPRGFTFENSIQLLESRIFRTSTLQTLKGIFTAGITKSIRYAWAKKLKAMKRKSS; this is encoded by the coding sequence ATGCTGAGACTCTCTCGCGTGGCTAACAGCGTCACAGGGCTGCGCTCAAATGGACGTGCAGTTGTCTTGCGACTCAACTCCACGCATGCCTATGGACATCAGAAAGATTCTTTCCAACCAATAGTTCATGGTCCCATAATGTCAAGCACCGGCAAAATGAGACACGATGTTTTGCAGGACGAGCTTCGTCTATTGGAGCAGGGAATTAAGAAATCCGACGAGCTGACCTCACAGTTCACAAACTACCGAtacaagttcaagaaattgCCGCCAAATTACGGATCCAATCAGCTTTTGACAATCGATGGCGACCTCCAAAAGGACTTGGATGGTGTCGTTGCTCACTTTCGGGCGCCCATCAAATACGCCTTCGGGTACGGCTCGGGTGTTTTCCAACAAAGTGGCTACTCAAAAACACAGGATTCCCCTCAAATAGACCTGATATTGGGTGTCTCGCACCCAGAGCACTTTCATTCATTAAATATGCGGCAAAATCCCCACCACTACTCTTCGCTGCGCTACTTTGGATCCCAGTTTGTTTCTAAATTTCAAGAGATTGGCGCCGGCATTTATTTCAACCCCTTTGTTGACATTAACGGACAAACGGTGAAATACGGTGTGGTGTCCATGGAAAATCTTCTCAGAGATATTGCCACTTGGGATTCATTTTATCTTGCCGGGCGCTTGCAGAAGCCCGTTAAGGTACTCAAGAACGACCTCTCTGTCCAATACTGGAACCAGTTGAACTTAAAAGCCGCCGCGACTTTAGCCAAACATCTCATATCGCAAGACTCTAAGAAGCCTCTTGACGAGTTGGAGTTCTATACTCAAATCACAGCTCTAAGTTACGTCGGAGACATAAGGTACAAAGTCGGTGGTGAAAACCCGgacaaagtcaaaaacatcgtcgagaagaacttcactcagtttcaagaatacTACAAGCCCATATACAAAGATGTGATTGTCAACAACTCTCACTACCTTCCTCGCGGGTTCACTTTCGAGAACTCAATCCAGCTTTTGGAGTCGAGGATCTTCAGAACCAGCACCTTACAAACTTTGAAAGGAATATTTACAGCAGGCATCACAAAGTCGATAAGGTACGCATGGGCtaaaaagctgaaagctatgaagaggaaaagttCTTAA
- the LYP1 gene encoding lysine permease (similar to uniprot|P32487 Saccharomyces cerevisiae YNL268W LYP1 Lysine permease one of three amino acid permeases (Alp1p Can1p Lyp1p) responsible for uptake of cationic amino acids): MARKKEACAPCASPGLYCKSSGEAKRPVSSSRQLQSTEQSIHQRCCSVPKHPGMTEKNSLHSRARRGSGATAGEPKLKAHSDDFEMYVYSQDEPSTDPLGSDTESGEGDMQEGKVKRALKPRHVSMIALGGTIGTGLFVGIASPLSYSGPVGALIAYIFMGTVVYFVTQSMGEMATFIPVTSSITVFSSRFLSPAFGVANGYMYWFNWAITFAVELSVTGQVIEYWTEAVPRAAWIAIFWVLVTLANFFPVQFYGEVEFWVASIKVLAIVGYLIYALVIVCGGSKQGPIGFRYWRNPGPWGAGIISKDKDEGRFLGWVASLINASFTYQGTELVGITAGEAANPRRTVPRAINKVFFRILFFYILSLFFVGLLVPYNHSSLDKTTTVIASSPFVISIQNAGTRALPDIFNAVVLVTIISAANSNVYVGSRVLFSLAHTGIAPKVFSSVTPQGVPFMGVIVTSLLGLLAFLVVNHNANEAFNWLINISTLAGLCAWLFISISHIRFMQCLKQRGISRDDLPFKSKLMPYGAYYAAFWVTVIIFVQGFQAFSPHFKVTEFFTSYISLMLLVVVFCGAQLFYRCRFFNRLEDIDIDSDRREADALIWEDDEPTTLWGKFWTAVA, encoded by the coding sequence ATGGCGAggaaaaaagaagcttgcgCTCCCTGCGCGTCCCCGGGACTATATTGCAAGAGCTCAGGAGAAGCGAAACGTCCCGTCTCTTCCTCTCGCCAACTCCAGTCAACAGAACAATCAATTCATCAGCGCTGCTGTAGTGTGCCAAAACATCCCGGTATGACGGAAAAAAACAGTTTACACTCGCGGGCGCGCAGGGGCTCCGGCGCGACCGCCGGCGAGCCCAAGCTCAAAGCGCACAGCGACGACTTCGAAATGTACGTGTACTCGCAGGACGAGCCCAGCACCGACCCGCTCGGGTCGGACACCGAGAGCGGCGAGGGCGACATGCAGGAGGGCAAGGTCAAGCGGGCGCTCAAGCCGCGGCATGTGTCGATGATCGCGCTCGGAGGCACGATCGGCACGGGTCTCTTCGTGGGTATCGCCAGCCCGTTGTCGTACTCGGGCCCCGTGGGCGCGCTCATCGCGTACATCTTCATGGGCACGGTCGTGTACTTCGTGACGCAGTCCATGGGCGAGATGGCCACGTTCATCCCGGTCACGTCGTCGATCACGGTGTTCTCCAGCCGGTTCCTGTCGCCCGCGTTCGGCGTGGCCAACGGCTACATGTACTGGTTCAACTGGGCCATCACGTTTGCGGTCGAGCTGTCCGTCACGGGCCAGGTCATTGAGTACTGGACCGAGGCCGTgccgcgcgccgcgtgGATCGCCATCTTCTGGGTGCTGGTAACGCTCGCCAACTTCTTCCCCGTGCAGTTCTACGGTGAGGTCGAGTTCTGGGTCGCCTCCATCAAGGTCCTGGCCATCGTGGGCTACCTGATCTACGCCCTGGTCATCGTGTGCGGCGGCTCCAAGCAGGGCCCAATCGGCTTCCGCTACTGGCGCAACCCGGGGCCCTGGGGCGCCGGCATCATCTCCAAGGATAAGGACGAGGGCCGCTTCCTGGGCTGGGTCGCCTCCCTGATCAACGCTTCATTCACCTACCAGGGTACCGAGCTTGTGGGCATCACCGCAGGAGAGGCCGCCAACCCGCGCCGCACCGTGCCACGCGCCATTAACAAGGTGTTTTTCCGTATCCTGTTCTTCTACATCCtctcgctcttcttcgtcggTCTGCTCGTGCCTTACAACCACTCAAGCCTGGACAAAACCACCACGGTGATCGCCTCCTCACCATTTGTCATCTCCATCCAGAACGCCGGTACCCGCGCGCTGCCCGACATCTTCAACGCCGTGGTCCTGGTGACCATCATCTCCGCGGCCAACTCCAACGTCTACGTGGGCTCCCGTGTGCTCTTTTCCCTGGCACACACCGGCATTGCGCCCAAGGTCTTTAGCTCCGTCACGCCCCAGGGTGTTCCATTCATGGGTGTTATCGTCACCTCGCTGCTGGGCTTACTGGCGTTCTTGGTGGTGAATCACAACGCCAACGAGGCCTTCAACTGGTTGATCAACATCTCTACTCTGGCCGGACTGTGCGCGTGGCTGTTCATCTCCATCTCCCACATCAGGTTTATGCAGTGCCTAAAACAAAGAGGCATTTCCAGGGATGACCTGCCTTTCAAGTCCAAGCTCATGCCATATGGTGCCTACTACGCTGCCTTCTGGGTTACCGTCATCATTTTTGTGCAAGGTTTCCAGGCCTTCTCACCACATTTCAAGGTCACTGAATTCTTCACCAGCTACATCTCGCTTATGTTACTGGTTGTTGTCTTCTGCGGCGCCCAACTGTTCTACAGGTGCAGGTTCTTCAACCGTCTCGAGGACATTGATATCGACTCCGACCGTAGAGAGGCCGACGCCCTGATATGGGAGGACGACGAGCCCACCACACTGTGGGGCAAGTTCTGGACTGCCGTTGCATAG
- the IST1 gene encoding Ist1p (similar to uniprot|P53843 Saccharomyces cerevisiae YNL265C IST1 Putative translation initiation factor as suggested by computational analysis of large- scale protein-protein interaction data): MCIQRLRYAQEKQQSLAKKARRDVAQLLADGKEQKAHYRIESLINDDVHEELLEVLELYCELLHARIALLCSVQDEADLIENHAENGLNEAARAVVFATLHAPEIKELQQAKELLTLKFGNDFTRTIIDEKLGVPDKVLKKCSPRLPDEELITLYLKEIAITYEVPFSKLEEASREEAEHEKSPTPTDSSSEDSRPIVAVDNNSLEDGKHAITVKKPRKDSDTMGSDLKVPRDMKKDVKVKNNKQNAHDTDLDELKKRFAALRR, translated from the coding sequence ATGTGCATACAAAGATTAAGGTATGCGcaagaaaaacagcaaTCCCTTGCGaaaaaagctcgaagagaTGTTGCCCAGCTTTTGGCCGATGGAAAGGAACAAAAGGCGCACTATAGGATTGAAAGCTTGATTAACGACGACGTTCATGAAGAACTCCTTGAAGTTTTAGAACTTTATTGTGAGCTCCTGCATGCAAGGATAGCGCTACTATGTAGCGTTCAGGACGAGGCTGATTTAATTGAAAATCATGCGGAAAATGGTTTGAATGAAGCAGCCAGAGCAGTTGTCTTTGCAACTCTACATGCGCCAGAGATTAAAGAGCTGCAACAAGCCAAGGAGCTACtaactttgaaatttggAAACGACTTTACAAGGACAATTATCGATGAAAAACTTGGGGTACCCGACAaagtgctcaaaaaatGCAGTCCACGTTTGCCGGACGAGGAGCTTATTACACTTTATCTCAAAGAAATAGCTATAACTTATGAAGTACCTTTCAgcaagcttgaagaagcatcACGCGAAGAAGCGGAACACGAAAAATCGCCCACTCCTACTGATTCTAGCTCTGAGGATTCAAGGCCAATAGTGGCGGTCGATAACAACTCATTGGAAGATGGAAAGCACGCTATTACGGTAAAAAAGCCTCGTAAGGACAGTGACACGATGGGTTCAGACTTGAAGGTGCCTAGAGATATGAAGAAGGATGTGAAAGTTAAAAACAATAAGCAAAACGCCCACGACACGGATCTGGACGAACTTAAGAAGAGGTTCGCGGCATTGCGTAGGTAA
- a CDS encoding amino acid permease (similar to uniprot|P04817 Saccharomyces cerevisiae YEL063C CAN1 Plasma membrane arginine permease requires phosphatidyl ethanolamine (PE) for localization exclusively associated with lipid rafts mutation confers canavanine resistance): MEMQSFEKQPQLHKNEIKVMEEGESSSLADGVLEQQSQIDTASSQERGIQRALKPRHVSMIALGGTIGTGLFVGIANPLRDAGPVGSLISYLFMGSLAFFVTQSLGEMATFIPVASSFTVFTRRFLSPALGAANGYMYCFSWCITFALELSIVGEIIQYWTLGVPNAAWIIIFWVPISLSNLVSVKFYGEFQFWIALIKVIAIVGFLIYCLCMVCGAGKTGPVGFRYWRNPGPWGDGIISKSKSEGRFLGWVSSLVNAAFTYQGTELVGVSAGESANPRKTVPKAIRKVFLRILLFYVGSLFFIGLLVPFNDPKLDSTANYSASSPFIIAIQNSGTRALPDIFNAVILTTIISAANSNVYVGSRVLYGLAKEGLAPKIIGRINRHGVPYICVGIVSLFGFLGYLSVSSGSAKAFDWLLNITAIAGFFAWLFISLCHIRFMQALKYQGISRDDLPFKAKLMPWGAYYAAFFILLIIIIQGFTAFAPKFNVSNFFAAYVSVFLFIAVWVIFQVIFKSRLIHKVEDVDIDSDRREIEAEVWEDDEPTNLWGKFWAAMA; encoded by the coding sequence ATGGAAATGCAGAGCTTCGAAAAGCAGCCGCAGCTGCACAAAAACGAAATCAAGGTGATGGAGGAGGGCGAATCTAGTTCGCTCGCAGACGGGGTTCTGGAGCAGCAGTCGCAGATCGACACGGCGTCGTCGCAGGAGCGCGGGATCCAGAGAGCGCTCAAGCCGCGGCACGTGTCGATGATCGCGCTGGGAGGCACGATTGGCACGGGTCTCTTCGTGGGTATCGCCAACCCGCTGCGCGACGCGGGCCCCGTGGGGTCGCTGATCTCGTACCTGTTCATGGGGTCGCTGGCGTTCTTCGTGACGCAGTCGCTGGGAGAAATGGCCACGTTCATCCCCGTGGCGTCGTCGTTCACGGTGTTCACGCGGCGGTTTCTGTCGCCCGCGCTGGGCGCGGCCAACGGGTACATGTACTGTTTCTCGTGGTGCATAACGTTCGCGCTGGAACTGTCGATCGTGGGCGAAATCATCCAGTACTGGACGCTGGGCGTGCCCAACGCGGCGTGGATCATTATCTTCTGGGTGCCCATCTCGCTGTCCAACCTGGTGTCGGTCAAGTTCTACGGTGAGTTCCAGTTCTGGATCGCGCTGATCAAGGTGATCGCGATCGTGGGGTTCCTGATCTACTGCCTGTGCATGGTGTGCGGCGCGGGCAAGACCGGGCCTGTCGGGTTCCGCTACTGGCGCAATCCGGGGCCCTGGGGTGACGGTATCATCTCCAAGAGCAAGTCCGAGGGTCGCTTCCTGGGCTGGGTCTCCTCGCTGGTCAACGCCGCGTTCACGTACCAGGGTACCGAGCTGGTCGGCGTGAGTGCCGGCGAGTCCGCCAACCCGCGCAAGACCGTGCCCAAGGCCATCCGCAAGGTGTTCCTGCGTATCCTGCTGTTCTACGTGGGCTCGCTGTTTTTCATCGGCCTGCTCGTGCCCTTCAACGACCCCAAGCTCGACTCCACCGCCAACTATTCCGCCAGCTCGCCCTTCATCATTGCCATCCAGAACTCCGGCACCCGCGCGCTGCCCGACATCTTCAACGCCGTGATCCTCACAACCATCATCTCCGCGGCCAACTCCAACGTCTACGTGGGCTCCCGTGTGCTCTACGGCCTGGCCAAGGAGGGCCTGGCCCCCAAGATCATCGGCAGGATCAACCGCCACGGTGTGCCTTACATCTGCGTCGGCATCGTCTCCTTATTCGGCTTCCTGGGCTACCTGAGTGTCTCCAGCGGCTCGGCTAAGGCCTTCGACTGGCTGCTGAACATCACCGCCATCGCGGGTTTCTTCGCCTGGCTCTTCATCTCCCTGTGCCACATCCGCTTCATGCAGGCTCTGAAGTACCAGGGCATCTCCCGTGACGACCTGCCCTTCAAGGCCAAGCTCATGCCTTGGGGTGCCTACTACGCGGCCTTTTTCATCCTCCTGATCATCATTATCCAGGGTTTCACCGCCTTCGCGCCCAAATTTAACgtctccaacttcttcgccGCCTACGTCAGTGTGTTCCTGTTTATTGCCGTCTGGGTTATTTTCCAGGTGATTTTCAAAAGTAGACTAATACACAAGGTCGAGGACGTGGACATCGACAGCGACAGACGTGAAATCGAGGCCGAGGTGTGGGAGGACGACGAGCCCACCAACCTGTGGGGCAAGTTTTGGGCCGCGATGGCTTGA
- the PIK1 gene encoding 1-phosphatidylinositol 4-kinase (similar to uniprot|P39104 Saccharomyces cerevisiae YNL267W PIK1 Phosphatidylinositol 4-kinase catalyzes first step in the biosynthesis of phosphatidylinositol-4 5-biphosphate may control cytokineses through the actin cytoskeleton) encodes MSETAPDSDSSDLAPSTSAPGSNQLLLKFINSAHFTLYNNIEYLTRYSQNIGIHFYLCQKLLTFPHNELQFYIPQLVQVLLTVETESIALEELLLKLSAENPHFALLTFWQLQALLGDLSTDPSSYAFQVARRVINSLQNVLFNPHKVAAESEKIHENVAPALVLCSMVIGSCALPGLGEFAKPLVQSQGKRQKSYVFKLAKNAMRNLTKNLTLKNTLLNQGRSSSNGSHSKESNALVELVDGVTTREDTLFKKPREKPLTSLNFDMIDDVGEKMFQERISNSIKMPKRKSRTTDQSYVHRIYQRSALTGASDSVYEDEYTNSMPDLHKEMTNNRSTSSLNSLKSQSGNESEVDDRSIKKVNSDPLADDYHDDTIRIDTMRRRSRQGKDLTTLQLSQLSIPKKIRILKSNYFRCETQLAIALESISQRLAQVPSEARLSALRAELLLLNRDLPAEVDIPTLLPPNKKGKLHKLVKITANEAQVLNSAEKVPFLLLIEYLRDEMDFDPTTEENENVLRRNPGEESFIFDLASITKDANSHAEEITAVNEARNSRSSLRVSSTNEATQVTSEKEVDLGDVSVVNLTNHNEAETYRRELMVQSAAKVPVIPNDSTNRNPELQFLNNLEEIRSELEGVEFGGPSASSAEDLATQMRISAVMLAQLDKSPQQLHGSTNQIRAKIIASMQEVQDRFGFQDLEAIHGMAGQRKLENDLKTGGLQGTKKDMSYLGENWNAKKERIRATSEFGEAENWDLCSVIAKSGDDLRQEAFACQMIQAMANIWAKENVGVWVKKMKILITSANTGLVETITNAMSVHSIKKSLTQQMVENGELNEKGQIASLKDHFARAYGDPTEFKYSRARDNFAFSLAAYSIICYVLQVKDRHNGNIMVDNEGHVVHIDFGFMLSNSPGSVGFEAAPFKLTYEYVDLLGGLEAEPYKKFVRLTKDGFKALRKYADQLVSMCEIMQKDNMQPCFNAGEQTSAQLRQRFHLELTEQECDDFVENVLVGKSLGSIYTRLYDQFQLISQGIYS; translated from the coding sequence ATGAGTGAAACAGCGCCCGACTCCGATAGCAGCGATCTGGCGCCATCCACTTCGGCTCCCGGAAGCAACCAGTTGCTTCTGAAATTTATCAATTCAGCCCACTTTACATTGTACAACAACATTGAGTACCTCACGCGATACTCGCAGAATATCGGCATCCATTTCTACCTGTGTCAGAAACTACTGACATTCCCGCATAACGAACTTCAGTTTTACATACCTCAATTGGTACAAGTTCTTCTGACCGTCGAAACCGAATCAATCGCTCTAGAGGAGCTCCTACTAAAGCTCAGCGCTGAGAACCCTCATTTTGCTTTGCTAACTTTCTGGCAATTACAGGCACTGCTAGGAGACCTTTCTACAGACCCCTCAAGCTATGCGTTCCAAGTCGCGCGTAGAGTCATCAacagccttcaaaatgttctATTTAACCCACACAAGGTGGCTGCGGAAAGTGAGAAAATCCACGAAAATGTTGCTCCTGCATTAGTGCTGTGCTCCATGGTCATAGGGTCCTGTGCGCTCCCCGGACTTGGGGAATTTGCGAAGCCCCTGGTACAGTCACAGGGCAAAAGGCAAAAAAGTTACGTTTTCAAGTTAGCAAAGAACGCTATGAGAAATTTaaccaagaacttgactTTAAAAAACACTTTACTGAACCAGGGGCGGAGTTCATCTAACGGCAGCCATTCCAAAGAGTCTAATGCGCTCGTTGAGTTGGTAGACGGAGTTACTACAAGAGAAGATacgctcttcaagaagccaagagaaaaaCCCTTGACTTCCTTGAACTTTGATATGATCGATGATGTTGGCGAAAAAATGTTTCAAGAGCGGATCTCAAACTCCATTAAAATGCCCAAgagaaaatcaagaacaacGGACCAATCATACGTGCATAGGATATATCAGAGATCTGCTCTCACAGGTGCATCCGACTCTGTCTATGAAGATGAATACACTAATTCAATGCCGGATCTTCATAAAGAAATGACTAATAATCGGTCAACGAGCTCGCTAAACTCCCTCAAATCTCAAAGTGGCAACGAGTCCGAAGTCGATGACCGCTCCATTAAAAAGGTCAATTCGGATCCATTGGCCGACGACTATCACGACGACACCATACGGATAGACACCATGAGGAGAAGGTCACGGCAAGGGAAGGACTTGACGACCTTACAATTGAGCCAGTTATCAATACCCAAAAAAATTCGTATACTGAAGTCGAATTACTTCCGCTGCGAAACCCAATTGGCTATTGCGTTAGAGTCCATTTCACAGCGATTGGCTCAAGTTCCCTCTGAAGCACGTTTGAGCGCTCTTCGTGCAGAGCTACTGCTACTGAATAGAGATTTGCCCGCTGAGGTTGATATACCCACGCTGCTGCCTCCGAACAAGAAAGGAAAACTGCACAAGCTGGTAAAAATTACTGCAAATGAAGCTCAAGTGCTAAACTCAGCCGAAAAAGTGCCATTTTTACTTTTGATCGAGTACTTGAGAGATGAAATGGACTTCGATCCAACTACAGAGGAAAACGAAAACgttttgagaagaaacccaggagaagaaagcttcatATTTGATCTAGCATCAATCACCAAAGATGCGAATAGCCATGCAGAAGAAATTACTGCTGTAAACGAAGCTCGCAATTCACGTTCTTCTCTAAGAGTATCGTCAACAAACGAAGCAACGCAGGTTACTTCCGAAAAGGAGGTTGACCTGGGAGATGTCTCAGTGGTGAATCTAACAAACCACAACGAAGCCGAAACATATCGAAGGGAACTCATGGTGCAATCTGCTGCCAAAGTTCCCGTTATTCCTAACGACTCCACAAATAGGAACCCAGAattgcagtttttgaataaTCTGGAGGAGATTCGATCGGAATTGGAAGGTGTGGAGTTTGGAGGCCCAAGCGCGTCATCAGCAGAAGATCTCGCGACGCAGATGCGCATATCAGCGGTAATGCTAGCGCAGCTGGATAAATCGCCCCAGCAATTGCACGGCTCCACCAATCAAATCCGAGCCAAGATTATCGCATCGATGCAGGAAGTTCAAGACAGATTTGGGTTTCAAGATCTAGAAGCGATTCACGGCATGGCAGGCCAGAGAAAATTGGAAAATGATTTGAAAACTGGCGGTCTCCAGGGCACCAAAAAGGATATGTCTTATCTTGGAGAAAACTGGAACGcaaagaaggagagaaTTAGAGCGACTTCTGAATTCggagaagcagaaaactGGGACTTGTGCTCAGTAATTGCAAAGTCCGGGGACGACTTGCGACAGGAAGCCTTTGCATGCCAAATGATTCAAGCTATGGCTAATATATGGGCTAAGGAAAATGTCGGTGTTTGGGTAAAAAAGATGAAAATATTAATTACAAGTGCAAACACAGGGCTTGTCGAAACAATTACTAATGCCATGTCTGTCCATAGTATAAAGAAGTCGCTCACCCAACAGATGGTCGAAAACGGGGAACTCAACGAGAAAGGCCAGATTGCATCTCTAAAAGACCATTTTGCTCGCGCCTACGGAGACCCAACGGAATTCAAATATAGTAGAGCAAGGGACAACTTTGCATTCAGTCTAGCTGCATACTCCATCATCTGTTATGTGTTGCAAGTCAAAGACCGGCACAATGGTAACATCATGGTCGACAACGAGGGTCATGTGGTTCACATCGATTTCGGCTTTATGCTCTCCAACTCTCCAGGGTCGGTCGGTTTTGAGGCGGCACCCTTCAAGCTCACATACGAGTATGTGGACCTACTAGGGGGGTTGGAAGCCGAGCCCTACAAGAAGTTCGTACGGCTAACGAAAGACGGCTTCAAGGCCCTAAGAAAGTACGCGGATCAGCTTGTCTCCATGTGTGAAATAATGCAGAAGGATAACATGCAGCCTTGCTTTAACGCTGGCGAGCAGACCAGCGCACAGCTTAGACAAAGGTTTCATCTTGAACTTACTGAACAAGAGTGCGAcgattttgttgaaaatgtgCTGGTTGGGAAATCTCTGGGAAGCATCTATACGAGACTTTACGACCAGTTCCAATTGATATCACAGGGCATATACTCATGA